The window CCATCAGTGGCCCTCGTGAGCCCAGGCGGTGGGGGCCGCGATCAGCGAGCGAATGACAACGGTGTAATTAGCACACCTGAACCCTGCTCGCACGCATGACACCTCACGGGATCGTCAAAAAGAGCAAAAGTTTGACAAAGGGGCAGGCCCGCCCACGCAAACTGGGCTGTTCTGCCCGCTGACCTGCGATTACATTTGATCCAGTGCCGCTTGTCCCTGGGGCACTGACCGGTCCGCCGCCTCCCCGTCACCGGCTCGGTCGCTTCCTCCACTTCCCTGGGTGACGGGCACACGCCTCGCGGGCGTCCTCGACTGCCCGCCTCCGGCCCCTGTGCGGCGCCGGAGTGAATATTCGCCTCGCTGGGGTCCGCTGATCGAGGGTTCGGGTGCCACGTCGCTGCCGTAGCGGTGGCGTCGTTCGGGACCACCAGTGGTGTCGTTGGGGCCGCTCTGTCTACGCTCCTTCCGCCGTGTGTATAGGGCACGCGGCGGAAGGAGCAATCTGGAATGGTACGGAAGATCAGGGCGAAGCTGGTGCTCCAGCTGCGCGCAGAAGGTCTGTCGGGGCGAGCGATTTCGTCCTCGCAGGGCATGTCCCGCAAGTCCGTGAGGGCGGTGTTCGAGGCCGCTGACGCTGCAGGGATCGGGTGGGGCGATATCGCGGACGTCGCCGATGAGCAGGTGTATGCCCGGTTGTTCCCGGGCCGGGGCGAGCACGAGAGCGTGTTCGCACAGCCGGACTGGGAACAGGTCCATCGAGAGATGGCCAGGGTCGGCGTGACGCTGAAGCTGTTGCACGGCGAGTACTTCGACGCGACCACGGCGGCTGGGGATCCGGCGATGGGGTATGACCGGTTTTGCCGCACCTACCAGCACCACGTCATGGTCACCGGTGCCGCTTCGAGAGTCGGTCACAAGGCCGGCCAGAGCGTGGAGGTCGACTGGTCCGGCCCCACGATGGAGCTGGCCGATCCGGTCACCGGCGAGGTCTCGAAGGTGTTCTTGTTCGTTGCCTGCCTGCCTTTTTCTCGTTACGCGTTCTGCTTCCCGGCGCTGGATATGCGCCAGGAGTCCTGGCTGCGAGCGCACGTAGCGATGTTCGAGGCGCTGGGCGGGACGGTCCCGAGGATCGTTCCGGACAACCTCAAGACCGGTGTGGTGAAGCACCCCCGCGAGGGCGAGATCGTCCTGAACGATGCGTATCGCGAGATGGCAGCGCATTACTCGGCGGCGGTGCTCCCGGGGAGGGTGCGGAAACCGAAAGACAAGGCGAGCGTGGAGAACACCGTCGCGCACGTCGCGACCTGGGTCATCGCCGGGCTGCGGGATCAGCGATTCACGTCCCTGCCCGAACTTGCAGCCGCCATCGGGCAGCGGATGGAGGCCTATAACGCGGAGCCGTTCCAGAAGCGGCCCGGATCCCGCGCCAGCGTGTTCGACGCGGAGGAGCGGCCGCTGCTGACGCCGCTGCCGGCGGTGCCCTACGAGATCTCGACATGGCACTACGGACGACGAGTGGGCAGGAACGGGCACGTCACGTTCGCGCGGAACTTCTACTCCGCGCCGTTCGCGCACATCGGCGCGAAGGTCGATCTGCGCATCACGGCCCGGACGCTGGAGATCTATCAGGGCAGCCAGCGACTGACCAGTCACCTGCTGCTCCCGGAGACCGCGAGCAATGAGTACCGCACCAACGACGCGGACCTACCTGCGGGCGAGCGTTTCCAGGCCTGGGACGCGCAGAGGGTGCGGGCGTGGGCAGATCGGGTCGGGCCGGCCACGGTGATCGTGATCCAGCG is drawn from Brachybacterium muris and contains these coding sequences:
- the istA gene encoding IS21 family transposase — protein: MVRKIRAKLVLQLRAEGLSGRAISSSQGMSRKSVRAVFEAADAAGIGWGDIADVADEQVYARLFPGRGEHESVFAQPDWEQVHREMARVGVTLKLLHGEYFDATTAAGDPAMGYDRFCRTYQHHVMVTGAASRVGHKAGQSVEVDWSGPTMELADPVTGEVSKVFLFVACLPFSRYAFCFPALDMRQESWLRAHVAMFEALGGTVPRIVPDNLKTGVVKHPREGEIVLNDAYREMAAHYSAAVLPGRVRKPKDKASVENTVAHVATWVIAGLRDQRFTSLPELAAAIGQRMEAYNAEPFQKRPGSRASVFDAEERPLLTPLPAVPYEISTWHYGRRVGRNGHVTFARNFYSAPFAHIGAKVDLRITARTLEIYQGSQRLTSHLLLPETASNEYRTNDADLPAGERFQAWDAQRVRAWADRVGPATVIVIQRIFESVPIVEQGLDPALAVLRLSRRFSVDRVEAACALALTGRVRSPRYAHLHPILATGQDKVAALRPPREEPAEDGGYVRGADYYAGGVR